A portion of the Mycoplasma sp. (ex Biomphalaria glabrata) genome contains these proteins:
- a CDS encoding nucleotidyltransferase domain-containing protein yields MNINEQKISDVLDKFASKLKISDDIYDEIRSRRDKIIEFVKEFSRQQNLKIVGEFNLGSYKIRTGVKYHDNDFDIDYGIVLEEGTELSDAIRFKEKLIPWIREKLNNYYKLNVTVKDKKPVVTIKFMNNLNKPNFHIDFVIYVKPKINSISFYKNDELLHLRRTSDNNSSYELKISDPKATFNRQSKALDESNGKNSKRNAILILKHLFSRNHLRGITSIYITDLVISLRDDDTFNLIKKFLYESSWRSSFNLK; encoded by the coding sequence ATGAATATTAATGAACAAAAAATAAGTGATGTATTAGATAAATTTGCATCAAAATTAAAAATTAGCGATGATATTTATGATGAAATTCGTAGCAGAAGAGATAAAATTATTGAATTTGTTAAAGAGTTTTCAAGACAACAAAATTTGAAAATCGTGGGAGAATTTAATTTAGGTAGTTATAAAATTAGAACAGGTGTTAAATATCATGATAATGATTTTGATATCGATTATGGTATCGTTTTAGAAGAAGGAACCGAACTTTCTGATGCAATAAGATTTAAGGAAAAATTAATTCCTTGAATAAGAGAAAAGTTGAATAACTACTATAAATTAAACGTTACTGTTAAAGATAAAAAACCTGTTGTTACTATAAAATTTATGAACAATTTAAATAAACCAAATTTTCATATAGATTTTGTTATTTATGTTAAACCTAAAATTAATTCGATTAGTTTTTATAAAAATGATGAATTACTTCATTTAAGGAGAACTTCTGATAATAATTCTTCCTATGAATTAAAAATCTCGGATCCAAAAGCAACTTTTAATAGACAATCAAAAGCATTGGATGAATCAAACGGAAAAAACAGCAAAAGAAATGCTATTTTAATTCTTAAACATTTGTTTTCACGTAATCATTTAAGAGGAATAACTTCAATTTATATAACAGATTTAGTAATCTCTCTAAGAGATGATGATACTTTCAATTTGATTAAAAAATTTTTATACGAATCGTCTTGACGATCTTCGTTTAATCTAAAATAA